The Watersipora subatra chromosome 1, tzWatSuba1.1, whole genome shotgun sequence genome has a window encoding:
- the LOC137404417 gene encoding pseudouridylate synthase 1 homolog, whose product MINRLLGAISRRLQNFNKMSDQLAEVISKRPAQEDLGQDLKRVKVDESKDRKEASVKLPKRKKVALLTVYSGKNYHGCQVQTQQPHIATVEAAFVRALLEADLITQEHVDDMSKMWFQRASRTDKGVSAAGQVFSLLMRLDKEDIVERINTHLPTDIKVLAVKKATKNFDAKNNCSYRTYEYLCPTFAFAPLEEQTNEDFRISVEMVENVNQVMQTFKGTHNFHNFTSRRKPYDPSSKRYMMSFEAGKPFVLDGIEFLVITIRGQSFMLHQIRKMIGLTMAVVRGFASTDTIELCWGPSKVDIPKAPALGLLLDKLHYDGYNKRFGSDGIHEPIDWLQYKKEIEKFKMEHIYADIMKTEKEEMGMFTWLKTLPLHSYQMYVDQPPNDSDEGNDEEKSSKFTSQQSNNSEADKLSNAVSNSSETENVSNTLEQCVSSSA is encoded by the exons ATGATTAATCGTCTACTTGGAGCTATCTCACGTCGACTTCAGAACTTTAATAAAATGAGTGATCAGTTGGCGGAGGTGATTTCCAAAAGACCTGCACAAGAGGATCTAGGTCAAGACCTCAAAAGAGTGAAAGTCGATGAATCAAAG GATAGAAAAGAAGCTTCAGTAAAGCTACCAAAAAGAAAGAAGGTAGCACTTCTCACAGTCTACAGTGGTAAAAACTACCATGGATGTCAGGTCCA AACGCAGCAGCCGCACATCGCTACTGTTGAGGCAGCGTTCGTCAGAGCTCTTCTCGAGGCAGACCTTATCACTCAGGAGCATGTGGATGACATGTCTAAG ATGTGGTTTCAGCGTGCTTCCAGAACAGACAAGGGAGTATCGGCAGCGGGCCAAGTCTTTTCTCTCCTGAT gagacTAGATAAGGAGGACATTGTGGAAAGGATCAATACTCATCTTCCAACTGATATCAAGGTGCTTGCTGTCAAAAAGGCGACTAAAAACTTTGATGCGAAGAACAACTGTTCCTACCGAACATATGAGTACCTCTGTCCGACTTTTGCCTTTGCGCCACTGGAAGAG CAAACAAATGAAGATTTTCGGATTTCAG ttGAGATGGTCGAGAACGTCAACCAGGTCATGCAGACGTTTAAAGGGACTCACAACTTTCACAACTTCACTTCCAGGAG GAAACCATATGACCCTAGTAGTAAAAGATACATGATGTCATTCGAG GCCGGGAAGCCATTTGTGCTGGATGGTATTGAGTTTCTCGTGATAACAATCAGGGGACAAAGTTTCATGCTGCATCAAATTAGAAAGATGATAG GTCTTACCATGGCTGTGGTCAGAGGCTTCGCTAGTACAGATACGATAGAGCTCTGCTGGGGTCCCTCAAAGGTCGATATTCCTAAGGCTCCTGCTTTGGGCCTGTTGTTAGACAAG TTGCACTATGATGGCTATAATAAGAGGTTTGGTAGTGACGGTATCCATGAACCAATAGACTGGCTCCAATACAAG AAGGAAATAGAGAAATTCAAAATGGAGCACATTTATGCAGACATAATGAAGACAGAGAAAGAAGAAATGGGGATGTTCACTTGGCTGAAGACATTGCCCCTGCACTCCTATCAAATGTATGTCGATCAGCCACCTAATGACTCGGATGAAGGAAATGACGAAGAGAAATCTAGCAAATTTACATCTCAACAGAGTAATAACTCTGAGGCTGACAAACTCTCTAATGCGGTTTCAAATTCATCAGAAACAGAAAATGTCAGCAATACTTTAGAGCAGTGCGTTTCTTCATCAGCGTAG